One genomic region from Lacerta agilis isolate rLacAgi1 chromosome 13, rLacAgi1.pri, whole genome shotgun sequence encodes:
- the LOC117057202 gene encoding alpha-N-acetylgalactosaminidase-like isoform X1, which produces MLHFSLGILLGLAACCASLDNGLLKTPPMGWVPWERFRCNTDCKNDPDNCISEHLIKAMADRLAGDGWLRLGYKYVNLDDCWAANKRDAQGRLQPNPERFPSGIKALADYIHSKGLKFGIYSDLGSETCSGYPGTTLDTIETDAKTFAEWGVDMLKLDGCFSNSSIKAVGYPKMSAALNKTGRPIAFSCSWPAYEGGLPPKVNYTLLGKICNLWRNFGDIEDSWDSLFRIIEWYGDHQDIIQPVAGPGRWNDPDTLIIGDFGLSYEQSKVQVALWAVLAAPFFMSCNLRTISTEARNILQNPLLIYINQDNLGIQGKRIAKSQHLEVWKRPLVNGQFAVAVMNNGTDGAPKPIVTTLGLLGILDCKAGYKVYEVLEKLFMGTYKLNDPLRTKVPPTGVVLFFLRPLC; this is translated from the exons ATGTTGCACTTTTCCCTGGGGATATTGCTGGGCCTTGCAGCCTGCTGTGCTTCCCTGGATAACGGACTGCTGAAGACTCCGCCAATGGGCTGGGTGCCTTGGGAACGTTTTAGATGTAACACAGACTGCAAAAATGATCCTGACAACTGCATCAG TGAACACTTGATCAAGGCTATGGCAGACAGGCTGGCTGGCGACGGATGGTTGCGGCTCGGCTACAAGTATGTCAACCTGGATGATTGCTGGGCAGCAAATAAAAGAGACGCGCAAGGCAGGTTGCAGCCAAACCCCGAAAGGTTCCCCAGTGGCATTAAAGCCCTTGCCGATTAT ATTCACTCCAAAGGCCTGAAGTTTGGCATCTACAGTGACCTGGGCAGCGAGACCTGCTCGGGCTACCCTGGGACGACCCTGGATACTATTGAGACGGATGCGAAGACCTTTGCCGAGTGGGGGGTTGACATGCTGAAGCTGGATGGCTGCTTCTCCAATTCTTCCATCAAGGCAGTAG GCTACCCAAAGATGAGTGCGGCATTGAACAAAACAGGACGGCCCATTGCCTTTTCTTGCAGCTGGCCTGCCTATGAGGGGGGCCTTCCGCCAAAG GTGAATTATACCTTACTTGGCAAAATATGTAATCTGTGGAGAAATTTTGGTGATATTGAAGACTCTTGGGACAGCCTCTTCCGCATCATTGAGTGGTACGGAGATCATCAGGACATCATTCAGCCTGTTGCAGGACCAGGAAGGTGGAATGATCCTGATACG ctgaTCATTGGTGACTTTGGCCTGAGCTACGAGCAGTCAAAAGTGCAGGTGGCCCTGTGGGCGGTGCTGGCGGCCCCTTTTTTCATGTCCTGTAACTTACGGACTATCTCGACCGAGGCCAGGAACATCTTGCAGAACCCACTGCTCATCTACATAAACCAAGACAATCTGGGGATTCAAGGGAAGCGTATTGCCAAG AGCCAACACTTGGAAGTATGGAAGAGGCCCCTCGTCAACGGCCAGTTTGCAGTAGCAGTGATGAACAACGGCACCGATGGGGCACCAAAGCCAATTGTGACAACTCTGGGACTTCTGGGCATCTTGGACTGCAAGGCAGGCTACAAGGTCTATGAAGTGCTGGAAAAGTTGTTCATGGGGACCTACAAGCTCAACGATCCCCTTCGCACCAAGGTCCCTCCGACCGGTGTGGTCCTGTTCTTCCTCAGGCCTTTGTGCTGA
- the LOC117057202 gene encoding alpha-N-acetylgalactosaminidase-like isoform X2: protein MADRLAGDGWLRLGYKYVNLDDCWAANKRDAQGRLQPNPERFPSGIKALADYIHSKGLKFGIYSDLGSETCSGYPGTTLDTIETDAKTFAEWGVDMLKLDGCFSNSSIKAVGYPKMSAALNKTGRPIAFSCSWPAYEGGLPPKVNYTLLGKICNLWRNFGDIEDSWDSLFRIIEWYGDHQDIIQPVAGPGRWNDPDTLIIGDFGLSYEQSKVQVALWAVLAAPFFMSCNLRTISTEARNILQNPLLIYINQDNLGIQGKRIAKSQHLEVWKRPLVNGQFAVAVMNNGTDGAPKPIVTTLGLLGILDCKAGYKVYEVLEKLFMGTYKLNDPLRTKVPPTGVVLFFLRPLC, encoded by the exons ATGGCAGACAGGCTGGCTGGCGACGGATGGTTGCGGCTCGGCTACAAGTATGTCAACCTGGATGATTGCTGGGCAGCAAATAAAAGAGACGCGCAAGGCAGGTTGCAGCCAAACCCCGAAAGGTTCCCCAGTGGCATTAAAGCCCTTGCCGATTAT ATTCACTCCAAAGGCCTGAAGTTTGGCATCTACAGTGACCTGGGCAGCGAGACCTGCTCGGGCTACCCTGGGACGACCCTGGATACTATTGAGACGGATGCGAAGACCTTTGCCGAGTGGGGGGTTGACATGCTGAAGCTGGATGGCTGCTTCTCCAATTCTTCCATCAAGGCAGTAG GCTACCCAAAGATGAGTGCGGCATTGAACAAAACAGGACGGCCCATTGCCTTTTCTTGCAGCTGGCCTGCCTATGAGGGGGGCCTTCCGCCAAAG GTGAATTATACCTTACTTGGCAAAATATGTAATCTGTGGAGAAATTTTGGTGATATTGAAGACTCTTGGGACAGCCTCTTCCGCATCATTGAGTGGTACGGAGATCATCAGGACATCATTCAGCCTGTTGCAGGACCAGGAAGGTGGAATGATCCTGATACG ctgaTCATTGGTGACTTTGGCCTGAGCTACGAGCAGTCAAAAGTGCAGGTGGCCCTGTGGGCGGTGCTGGCGGCCCCTTTTTTCATGTCCTGTAACTTACGGACTATCTCGACCGAGGCCAGGAACATCTTGCAGAACCCACTGCTCATCTACATAAACCAAGACAATCTGGGGATTCAAGGGAAGCGTATTGCCAAG AGCCAACACTTGGAAGTATGGAAGAGGCCCCTCGTCAACGGCCAGTTTGCAGTAGCAGTGATGAACAACGGCACCGATGGGGCACCAAAGCCAATTGTGACAACTCTGGGACTTCTGGGCATCTTGGACTGCAAGGCAGGCTACAAGGTCTATGAAGTGCTGGAAAAGTTGTTCATGGGGACCTACAAGCTCAACGATCCCCTTCGCACCAAGGTCCCTCCGACCGGTGTGGTCCTGTTCTTCCTCAGGCCTTTGTGCTGA